GTGTCGTGGGGATCGTCACGCCCTGGAACTTTCCTTCCGCCATGCTCACGCGCAAGGCGGTCGCGGCTCTTGCCGCCGGATGCACCGTCGTCGCCCATCCATCGTCGGAAACGCCGCTGTCCGCGCTTGCCCTCGCCGAGCTCGGGGAACGTGCCGGCCTTCCCGCCGGTGTCTTCAACATTGTCACCGGCGATGCTGCGACGATCGTCGGCGCTCTCTGCGAGGATGCCCGGGTGCGGGCATTGAGCTTCACCGGCTCGACGGAAATCGGCAAACTGATTGCCGGCCAATGCGCTCCGACCATGAAGCGGCTGGTGATGGAACTCGGCGGGCACGCGCCCCTGATCATCTTTGACGACGCCGATCTCGATCGTGCCGTGGATATCGCGATCAATGCCAAATTTGCGACCTCCGGCCAGGATTGCCTAGCTGCCAATCGCATGTTCGTACAGCGCTCGATCTTGGAGCCCTTCGTCGCTGCCTTTGCGAAACGGATCGCAGCCCTCAAGGTCGGTGACGGACTGATGGACGCCGTCGACATTGGTCCGCTGATGCACGAGCGGGCTCTGGCGAAGGTCGAGGAACATGTGGCCGATGCGCTGAAACGCGGCGCAAAACTAGCCGTCGGCGGCAAACGCCATGCGGCAGGGCCGCTCTTCTTCGAACCGACACTGCTCGTAAATCCGCCGCCGGATGCGTTGATCATGCGTGAGGAGACCTTCGGGCCGGTCGCCGCGGTAACATCATTCGATACCGAAGCCGAAGTCATCGCTCGCGCCAACGATACCGAATATGGCCTCGTCGCCTATGTCGTGACGCAAAACGGCGCACGTCAGATGCGCCTCGGCCGGGCGCTGGATTACGGGATGGTGGCGATCAACCGTGTGAAGATCACCGGTGGGCCGGTTCCCTTCGGGGGATGGAAGCAATCCGGCCTTGGCCGGGAAGGTTCGCGCCACGGCATCGAGGCCTTCACCGAGCTCAAATATCTCTGCATCGACACGGCTGCCTGACGGGCCACAAACTTTCAGCAAAGGAAAATATCATGTTGGACAAGCGCAACGAACTGAACGCGTGGGACAGGGATCACTTCTTTCATCCCTCGACCCATATGGGAATGCACGCACGCGGCGAAACGCCGACCCGAGTCATCGGCGGCGGCGAAGGCGTCTACATCACCGATACCAACGGCAAGAAGAGCCTCGATGCATTTGCCGGCCTCTACTGCGTCAATGTCGGCTACGGCCGGCAGAAAATCGCCGACGCCATCGCCGAGCAGGCAAAGAACCTCGCCTATTATCACGCCTATGTAGGACACGGCACGGAAGCGTCGATCACGCTTGCCAAGATGATCATCGACCGGGCGCCCAAGGGCATGAGCCGTGTCTATTTCGGCCTCTCCGGCTCGGACGCGAACGAGACAAACATCAAGCTCGTCTGGTACTACAACAATATTCTCGGCAGGCCGGAAAAGAAGAAGATCATTTCGCGCTGGCGCGGCTATCATGGATCAGGGGTCATGACCGGCAGCCTTACCGGCCTCGAACTCTTCCATAAGGCTTTCGACTTGCCGCGGGAACCCATTCGCCATACGGAAGCACCCTATTTCTTCCGGCGCCCCGATCGGTCGATGAATGAAGAACAATTCGCCCAATATTGTGCCGACAAGCTGGAAGAGATGATCCTGGCCGAAGGTCCGGAAACGGTGGCCGCCTTCATCGGCGAACCGATCCTCGGCACCGGCGGCATCGTTCCGCCGCCGAAGACCTATTGGCAGAAGATCCAGGCCGTACTCGACAAATACGACGTCCTTCTCGTCGCCGACGAGGTCGTCACCGGTTTCGGCCGGCTCGGAACCATGTTCGGCTCGGACCATTACGGCATGAAGCCGGATCTGATCACTATCGCCAAGGGCTTGACCTCGGCCTATGCGCCTCTGTCGGGCAGTATCGTCTCCGATAAGATGTGGCGGGTGCTCGTACAGGGTTCCGATCAACTCGGCGCCATCGGCCATGGCTGGACCTATTCCGCCCACCCGATCTGTGCGGCCGCCGGTATTGCCAATCTTGAACTGATCGATGAACTCGGCATCGTGGAAAACGCCGCTTCGACCGGTGCCTATTTCCGCTCCGAGCTCGCCAAGGCTGTCGGCGATCACAAGCATGTCGGCGAGGTCCGTGGCGATGGGCTGATGGCGGCGGTCGAATTCGTCGAAGACAAAGATGACCGCAAGTTCTTCGATCCTGCGAAGAAGATCGGCCCGCAGGTGGCGTCGGCTCTGCTTGAGCGTGGCGTGATCGGACGCGCCATGCCGCAGGGAGACATTCTCGGCTTCGCGCCGCCTCTATGCCTGACGCGCGACGAAGCCAATATCGTCGTCAAGGCTGCGGCGGATGCGATAAAAAGCGTATTCTCAAATCTTTGACGTAGCGGCCGCCAATAGCCGGTGCAGGCTCGTACGAGGATTGCTCAGTCCGTTGTTGACAACGGACTGAGCATATCGGCTTAGTCATCGCCATGCCGCATTGAATGGTGTACATGGATATCCTGCAATTGTACCGGATCAATCCATGCTTCGTCATGATTCAATAGGCCAGCACAACCATGTCTGGAAACCCGTCCTTCAGCATCGCAAGGGCGTGACCAAGCACAAGCTGCTTACCGACAAGATCATTTCCGATATCGATGATGGTATCCTTCCGGTCCATACACGGATGCCGACCCATCGCGATCTCGCCCATGCGCTGGGGATTTCGGTGCAGACCGTGAGCATCAGCTACAAGGAAGCGGAACGGCGCGGCTATCTGCGCGGCGAAGTCGGTCGCGGCACCTTCGTGCGCAGCCGCGTTACCGAACGCGCCGACAGCTTCATGCTCGACCGCGATCCGAGCGGCAGCGCCGATCTTTCCATCATCCGGGC
The nucleotide sequence above comes from Rhizobium sp. CB3090. Encoded proteins:
- a CDS encoding NAD-dependent succinate-semialdehyde dehydrogenase; its protein translation is MPAVCARPDYHEALSRLNDRHLLRDLSYVGGRWVAAKTGASFEVSDPASATTLAWVSSLGRDETLEAIDAAAHAFSAWRSLLPQQRASILRRWYELMLAAKEDLALIMTLEQGKPLTESRGEIDYAAGFIEWYAEEAKRINAESVTSHLPDTEMIVRREALGVVGIVTPWNFPSAMLTRKAVAALAAGCTVVAHPSSETPLSALALAELGERAGLPAGVFNIVTGDAATIVGALCEDARVRALSFTGSTEIGKLIAGQCAPTMKRLVMELGGHAPLIIFDDADLDRAVDIAINAKFATSGQDCLAANRMFVQRSILEPFVAAFAKRIAALKVGDGLMDAVDIGPLMHERALAKVEEHVADALKRGAKLAVGGKRHAAGPLFFEPTLLVNPPPDALIMREETFGPVAAVTSFDTEAEVIARANDTEYGLVAYVVTQNGARQMRLGRALDYGMVAINRVKITGGPVPFGGWKQSGLGREGSRHGIEAFTELKYLCIDTAA
- a CDS encoding aspartate aminotransferase family protein, which produces MLDKRNELNAWDRDHFFHPSTHMGMHARGETPTRVIGGGEGVYITDTNGKKSLDAFAGLYCVNVGYGRQKIADAIAEQAKNLAYYHAYVGHGTEASITLAKMIIDRAPKGMSRVYFGLSGSDANETNIKLVWYYNNILGRPEKKKIISRWRGYHGSGVMTGSLTGLELFHKAFDLPREPIRHTEAPYFFRRPDRSMNEEQFAQYCADKLEEMILAEGPETVAAFIGEPILGTGGIVPPPKTYWQKIQAVLDKYDVLLVADEVVTGFGRLGTMFGSDHYGMKPDLITIAKGLTSAYAPLSGSIVSDKMWRVLVQGSDQLGAIGHGWTYSAHPICAAAGIANLELIDELGIVENAASTGAYFRSELAKAVGDHKHVGEVRGDGLMAAVEFVEDKDDRKFFDPAKKIGPQVASALLERGVIGRAMPQGDILGFAPPLCLTRDEANIVVKAAADAIKSVFSNL